A segment of the Daphnia pulex isolate KAP4 chromosome 10, ASM2113471v1 genome:
ATAAATATTCCCCTCGTACATGTAAATGTGTGTAGGCCCCTCATAGCTAGAAGAGCAGTGGGGCTGGTTAGACTGTTGTAATACTCCGTGACCCCGAAAGAAAAGTCCAGCTGCTCACGACGTATTGGAATTGCAGACGAGATAAGAATAAAAGAGCTAGCTAGTGTAACGAACCGGTCGGAGAAAATAACGACACCAACAAGATGGATTGGTCAGAAACTCACGAAAAACGCCCTTGACCCTTTTTCATATTCTcccccgttttatttttatttttattatttttattcgatttgatttcaataattttttattttacgtcaattattttctcttttctttttctttttaaatttattcccGCTGCGCGTGCGTTTctgtgatgttgttgttctggTTTCTATTATACGCGTCTGGTGCctgttgtgtgtatgtgtgtgtgtgtgtgcgcagagtcgctctctctcattcgctccgtgtgtgtgtgtgtgtaccgaTAAATGGAAGCTCACGACAGCTGAACAACAACGCCCCGACCCGGGCGTGTACGATCAACTCAATCAAACCCCCGTCTGActgccctttttttgttgttgttgttgctgttgccgttGTTGTGGTTCGGGGAGGTCGGCTCAGCGTTTGTGTTGATTGCCCTTTTATAGGATCTGGCAGGGTGGGGAGAGTTAACGGTGAGAgtacgagagagaaaaccatCAATTTAGAATTAAGTGTTACGTAGTTTccttttaaaacatttaaactaaaaaacaccAAATCCTCCAAAagctaaaaaaccaaaacaaaaccaaaaaaaccccaacgtaaaaattcgtgaaataaacaatcaaacaCGCACGAAATTAGACAGCAATTTGTCGACGCGGAACAATCTTTATCCGGATTGGTGGTGGCCGTGCCAGCACGGACCGACCGATCAGTGCCACTACTGCCGGCCGTCTTACGCCACCTTATGGAGCCACCATGCTCACCGGCAGCAGCAAAAGCACAGACACCACCAACACCAGTGTCACCAACACACGGCCGATTCCGATGTGATGGAGCAAGGGAAATCCGGTAACATGCACCAACAGGATCCACGTACTACTACACTTGAGTTTGTCCgtccatcttcttctctttttcataatttttttttttttgttcgttcgctcgttcgttcgttcgtccgATTCATCTCGTCACTGTTTcaatttccttctcttttAGATTTTAGATTTCGTTTTCACGATTTGGCGatgcgattttatttttctgaattgaaatttgaattgagttatttcttttccgtgggtttatttcatttggtttCATTTCCGTTCGGTCTGATTGGAGAATGTTGGCCGCAGATAGGACGCACTGATAGGCCGCCCCGACATTTTATTTGagtcatttaatttaattagcgtcgggggaaaacaaaagaaaaaaaaaaacatttcagcaCGAATCGATTTCAGttggttttttccttctacCTTAGTTTTATCTAGTCTCTTGTGAATTCATACgcaaatatttgaatgaattaaaaaaattgtacaacATTTATCGGTTGGCAATTCAGCTCAAGATGATCAAACATTGAAATGTCTGTGTGCAGCCAACAGTCCGCAAATTGGGACGCCGCAAATGAGCGGATCGCCCCGGAGGCGGATGGATCAACTCGAACAAAGCCAACagcagttgcagcagcagcagcagcagccggacgGAGGAGACGAGTCGTTTGTCGTCCACCGAGGCAAAACGGTCCCGACGCTTTACAATGTGGTGACGGGCGGAGAGGGAGCCACGCCCAGGGGCTCGCGGGTGGCCGCCATCAAGGAGCGGTTCAACATGGACACGAAAGCGGAAGAAAGAGGCGAAGATCGCTCCTCGTCATCATCCGGTCCGGCCGGCGTCCCCTCCAACTGGGAGGATCGCAAATCGGGCACCAGCTACGCCGGACGCCGCTCCCGACGCAATTCCATCACGGACGACTCGCATTTGACGATCGAGAACTTTGGCGGAAGTCAGGACAACTTGTCCATGTTCGGCCGCAATCCGGACAAGGAGCCGGCGACTGTGCAGCAGTCGGGTCGGCGGCCTTCGATCGACGCCTTCACCCCCGATTCGATCCCGCCAACCGCCGGAACGCCGTCCACGCCCGCCGGAGTCAATTATTGGAGGCGGAACAATGATCGCACCCGCTCGCAGgtataaaatttgtttttccgttttgttttattttgttctcctttttgtgtttctgtCCTGATATCTCGgtcaggaaaaacaaaacaaagtagaaaagtagaaaagtCTTTACCGCATCCGCCATCTGGATCAGTGGTTTTCCCGCCATTCTTGGGCTGTTGTGTAATTGTCGACGACACAGAGACACAAAACGGCGGCCGTTCGTTTTCTCTTGACGGGAAACGACAACGGCGGAaaatggccgtcgtcgtcgtcgtgtgtaAATCAAGACGAATGGGGTTGTTGTTCACATTGGGTTGTTGGCTCCTCGCAGGAAAACCTGTCGGACTACTTAATGGACAACCGTGACGTCGAGGAACAGCTGGACAGGCGCTCGCGGGCCAGCAGCCCTACttacagcagcatcagcagcacgGCCAAGAGCGGCAGCCACAATGGCAACAAGCAGTTTGTCATCATTGCGTCCAATCCGTCGGAGCCGGCCGATCTTTACGAGGACCCCAGAGTCAATTTGGCCAGGGCCACCAATTTCGCCGAACTTTCCAAACTGCGGGAGAGTCTCGGCTCCAACTCGGCCATCAACATCGTCTACATGCAGCAGGACAAGGATCCCATCCAAAGTGGTGAGCTCCTAACTGATTATCCACTGTCCAGTCACGCCATTCTAATCCATTTTGGTCCAATAATTTAGCTAAAGGCAGCGCGGTGGGATCGCCAGTGTCTCAGCACGGCCGTCGGATCAGCGAGAACCAGCGGAAGCTGGGCGGAGGGATCACGATCGCCGAGGCCATGTCGTCGACGTCGTGGGAGCCACAGACGCCGGTCGTCGACAAAATGGACGGTCGGCTGGAAGCGCTGATGCCCGACGACATGAACTCGACCACCGACCTCTACAGCATCCGCCTCAAGATGGAGGAGAAGCGCAAGCGGATCGAATCCGACAAGCGCCAGCAGGAGCTTTTGGCCAACCGCCAACGCGAAAAGGTCGGCAAGGCCGCCTTCCTCCAGGTAACCGATTCCGTTTAGCCTTCCATTGCTCTGTCCGCTCTCTCTCCCACCTTTTGCCTATTACTACTATTACTCACCAGCAGCTGGACATTCATAACTGGCCCATCACGTTTGTTACTTTAGATGAAATAGTTGAATGTGTTGCACAACACAAAGAGTCAATCAAGCCAAAGTATTTGCGGTAGTTGTTATTTTTCCCGGTAGCTTTTTcggttctttttgttgttgtttttttcaatgatcATTTaccaaacaaacatttttcaccGCTGCTCTGCACCTTGCtgcccctctctctctaacaCTGTGCTGGCATGTTGATCAGGCGGTGGCCAAAGGCAAAGGAAATGCAGACGGACGGGACGGCGGTCACGCCAGTCCTGTCGACTATTACTCCGCCATGGAGTCGCCCTCGCGTTCTCACCACCCCGCCATGCCGCCcccgcaacagcagcagcagcaacaccagcCCCATCAGCTCCCCACGCCGGATTACGAGATGCCGGATTACGATTTCCTTCAGcgtcaccagcagcaacaacaccatcaacaacaacagcaacaacaacagcatcacgGCATGCCTTACGATCCTTACCGCATGGGTCAtccgatccagcagcagcagtcgccgATGAACGGTGGAGGAGCTGGCGGGATGGATCCCAACCAGCCCGGCCAGTTTTATTTGCACGAACCGTCGCCAACGTCTCGTAGGACTTGGGGCCAACCACAGCCCATCAGTCCGGCACCTCCTCCGCCTTCTATGGTTTACCGGCCGGACGACATGCTCGGTTACGGTATaccaccacagcagcagcaacaacaacaacaacagcagcaacccaGACGGGCTCAATGGGGTACACCCCAACCGGTAGGTTCTGCCTCATTTCATTCAAGCTTTGccagcttttttgttttgtttttttcactaACGTTAATGCACGGCCTGTGCGtcaatttgtgtgtgtggccttaactcaaataaaacaaaacacgcaCGGCATGACCATGGTCccttttcccccttctttgTCCCTGTTGTCCGGATAGCCATAACAGCGAAAACCTTGATCCATGTCTGccattgttttatttgatcaaCAGGTCCGGGCCATGATGGGTCACCATGGTTACATGATGAATCCCAATACGGGCAATTACATGGATGCCCACGGGCCACCGCAGGGGGGTTACATGATGCAGACTCCGCCCCGTCACCCGATGGACAACCCGTACGATGCCCAGCAGCATTATTACGCCAATGGATCGCAGTTTAACCAGCCCGATCCGCAGGATCCTTATTATTACAGTCCGGCGCGGACGCAGCAGCCTCATcccatgcaacagcagcagccccagcAACAGCAACCGCCTCCTCAACCGCAttatcaacaacagcaacaaggtTACGGTGGTCCTCCGGCTGCTGGATCGCCTCACGGTTATCCGGCTCCGTCTCCTCAGCATAATTATCCGTCGGCGGCCGACCAGAGAGCGCCATTCCGGCTCCACGCCCCCAACGACCTGGCGGCCGAGCCCGTAGTTCTTCGTTCTCCAGCCAATCCCAAGCAGCAAGCGGAAATTCCGGAATTGCATCGAGGATCCGTccacaaccagcagcagccgccgaaAGTGCAGCAGCCGGAGCAGCGGCCGCAGTCGGCCACCATCACTAGACCCGTTCCGGCCACTAGAACCATCACCCCGATCCGCAGCAGTGTGCCCAGCAACGGCGGCGGCCAGTCTTCGTCGTCGACTTCCGCCGCCGGCTCGCCCATCGGCAGCGGAGGCGTTTTCCACGCGGCCATGCCCACGCCATCTATCGACGACATGGAGCCGCAAAATGTTTCCTTCATCGAGACGCCGTCGGCGACCGGCGCCGACGGTGTGGATGAAGCGGATCTTCAACTGCCCCGCCGCCTGCGCAATTTGAATATCACCTCCGGCAACCGGACGTACAGGATTCCGCACGAGGCCACCCAGTCTTCCCCGCCTCGTCCGGCTCTGTTGAAAACGTTCCGGGCCAGCCCgagtcccagcagcagcagtcccgTTTCGCCTTCGCCCAGCTCTGTCTATCTGGCCCCCCAGCCCAACTCTTCCGGCTCGGAATCGCCCGACGAAGCCGTCTTGGACGAAGGAGTCAAAACGGCTAAGCTCAAGGAGAACGTTGAGGCCGATCGGGGCTTCATCATCACCTTCGACGACGTGGCCACCGGCCCCAAGAGACCCAAACCTCAGCTGGGCGCCAAACGCCAACCGTCTCCCAAGAAACTGTCGACCTATTCCGCCCCGTCCGAGACGACGCCAGTGTCCAGCTCGCCGGCCTATAATCACAACAACAAGTCGGGAAGCAGCAGGGTAAGATTGTTGTTCCGCCGGATGCGACCTTGGCGGCTAggcattaaaaagaaattccgcTCGATCAGTTTCTCACGCCCGATGTgaattcgatttttatttttttgttttgttttttattgttttcaacAGGAAGGAAGTCCGAGACGATCGCTGTCGTCAATGGCCCGTGAAAACCGCGACGACTACTCGCCCTTCACGCCCGATTCGCGCGATTCCGGATTCGGTCAGAACAGCCAGGAGGAGCTGAAGCTGTTCAACATGGCGACGGCCATTCCGGGAACATTGCCCGGCAGTGACCGTACCCTACGCGACTACGACTCTCAAGACGATGAGAATCCCACCGGCCTGGTTATCGGCGACGAACTCGTCAATCCCGATCCCGTAaggattttaaaatcaaatcaataatcgtctgaaaaattatgattttgtGGCTTGTGCAGGACGCCATGGACGAGATGGAgcgcaaaaaggaaaagatccTAATGCAGTCGTTGAGGCGCAAGCAGCAACAAGAGGAGGCCCGCCAGCGCAAGGAGCAGGATGCGCTCCAGCGCAAGGAAGAGGAACGTTccaaggaggaggaaaagcAGCGCAAAAAGGAGGACGAAAAAGCCCGTCGGGCCATCATTTTCGAACAATACAAGATCAAAAAGGCCATGGAAGAAGCTGAAAAAGAGGTAAACACATTCcccgggaaatttgaattttagaacgtgattttttaatttccactTCTTGAATGGTACAGGGTCGTCCGTACGAGATGCCGGATCAGATGGGATCGAAATCCGGGCCGAAAATGCGgtccaaaaacaacaacagcacgcCATCCCGGCCCCGTCCCAAGACCATCCACGTGGAATCCGGACCGCCGGAATCTTACACTCCTCATTCTCGCGCCGTGTCCACCATGTCTGCCATGTCCAGTAAAGGCAAGCGTGGCTCCGGCAACAATCTAACAGGTTTGtccattttgattgattggtttaccaatttgaaattcactTCAACTTAACCCGTGTAATAAATTTTGTAGAAAACCGGAACGATTCTCGAGGAGATGGAGTCCGTGGATCTAATCCGACTCTCAGCCGACGTGGTTCCAATTCGAGTCTGCACGGTGGTGAGTcattggtttttgtttttctttcttgttcttgCTTCGATCCTGTTTTGTGTTCCACTTTTGATGTTCGTGTTTGATGTTTAACGTCAAGCACGGGAAACTTTGATGTCTTCTACTTTAATTCAATTACCCCCTTTTATTATAATGTTCATTTTCGTTTCGTATAtatttttggttgttgctgtttttttaaacgcCCCGCCCTTCGCTGTTGTATTCGCTTTACCTAGACTCTCAAACCCCTAATCGGTATCGGACGATGGAACGAGGACATTCGGGCCGCAAGGATCTATCGGTCCCGAGATACGGACGTAAGTTGTTCATTCCTTCAAAATTCCTAATATAGCTGCTACACACGTCAATTTCTCCCTTATCGGCCTGATTTCCATCTGCTCTCTGCTCGTGTGTGAATgacttgattttaaaatgaaatcacaTTTCGGTGAATGTGAGTCAGACAGTAGTCAGCCGACCGAATATTCCAATTACGTTTGCGACTTTATCATTTTTGCTAGAAATTCAATTGTGACTTACGActtgaattgtgtgtgtgtagcgcGTCTGTCGTTtgcttgtgttgttgttgtttcgattggctttgaatttgttttgatacGAATGTGTTTGGGCATGTGTGTGGACGCGCTGTAGAATCCGGAGGCAGCACCCGCAATTCTCGTGAGGACTTGTACGGCTCCCGCAATTATCGCGGCTCTAATTCGTCCCTCAATGACGGTAggtttccacctttttttttttattttttagtttttcgcaGCAACTTGTTCGTATTCTCTCGCTTTGCccgtttgaatttttgttgaatCACCCACAAacttttccaccttttttatgttcgaatttgaatttttggtttgatGTCTTGTCTTTGggttgtttatttatttatttttattttttatttgtttctttcaatgtGACAGCTGACTCGTACGAGGCGTATCATACACCGTTGGTGCATTCCGGGCGGAAGGGTAGTGGTTTCATGACAGGTATGACGACATTTTTCGACCATCACTCTCGACTCACTTTTTTGAATTACGGACGTGGAAAATCGATCAACTACTTAAATGAGACcaggaaaaaaactaaattttagaaaataattagaaCGAGAAGATTGCATTGCTGCTTCAgtcgctttttttaaaaactatttccGATTTCTAGATCTTTATaacttattcttcttcctcctttttctctgattggctttcttgtcatttttgtttttggctttCGTCTATTTTTCTATCATGAAAACGCTTCTCTTTTCGGTGGCTGGCTGGTGATTGTAGGCGGGCGACAGGCGGACGCGACGGTAATGGCGGCCACTGCGGCGGCGGCTTCGGCAAGGCCGGCCGTCCGCTCCAGCAACAACTTGATTTTACGTCGTAGCGGATCTCTTATGGATTTCAGCGGTgaggcttttttctttccaactaACAAAACGACAAATTCTTTCActgtcctctctctctctgcaatGTCCGTCTGTGTGTACATTTTGGCACTTGACGCTTCTCAATGGTTTTGGCTTTTCGATGGGCAAAGGGATTCGATTTGTTGACTTGTCCTGGTGGAGTGGAACGTTTCACGGAAGGAATTTCTAGAATCAATCAACTTTGTGGGTGTTGTATTTTGATGAAACGAATCTGTTTTTGTCTCTTCTCACCTTTTTCCCGCCTTGTGTGCCCTAATTCACCTGTCATTTCTTCACCTGGTCTGTTCCTTCCATCCTTCCTCGCCTTGTGTTGCTTCTAGATGGGGATGCAGGTGTGGGCGGAAGGGCCAATCCGCCGTCACGGAGAATCTCTCCGGCTGTCACGCCCACTTCCACCCCTTTCAGACGATTCCCGTCGCCATCTGGTACACGtttgctgatgttgttgtcgttgtccttcacacacacacacacacacaaacagacaaacgtcgttcattaaaaaaaacaaacaatcaatatggactcttatttttttattatttgttcgcTTTTTCGTTTGGGAAACACGGATTGATTTTCTAAGCACAACACGAACATttagttaatttttatttctttaccaTAAAAATATGATCAACTGTGAATTcgtttgtgtgtttctttcaACAGGTCCTGGATCCTTGCCACCCGGTTTAGTTAGTAAGCGTCGCGGTTTTGACGATGGCGCTAGTGATGTTAGCTCAAATCAAGATTATATCGGTAGGAATTTCTAATCAATGATTGAGGtgcaaatgttttttaaaaatcgacccatttgatttttgaattgccATTCAGGTCCTCGACTGTACAAGCAGCCAGCCGCTCGTTCCAACCGTTCCATCATTTTGAACGCGGTCGAGTACTGCGTCTTCCCCGGCGTCGTGAATCGGGAAGCCAAGCAGCGCGTACTGGAGGAGATCACCCGATCGGAGAGTAAaaactttttggttttgttccgGGACGGCGGACTGACCTTCCGCGCCCTCTACTCATTCAAtcccgaaaaagaagagatcaTCAAGATGTACGGCACCGGACCGAAATTGGTCAACGACACCATGTTCGAGAAATTCTTCAAGTAAGACTTGGCACcttcttttcatctttaattgatttaaatttttaacatttgtgtGCACACTTTGTTCCTTTCCTTCCAACAGATACAATTCCGGGGGCAAGTGTTTCTCACAAGTTCACACCAAACACTTGACTGTCACGATTGACGCGTTCACGATTCACGCCGGACTTTGGCAGGGAAAGAAGCAGAGCCTacccaacaaaaaagataTGACGTTGGTCATTTAAAAAGCGAACAAATTGGGGGAATTACATAAATTGGATTTCGAAAAGGAAACCGGTTAGAATTTCttccccctccaaaaaatttgGATGATCCGATATTATTCATCCGTGTTTCACTTCATGAGAGCTGTTCGGATTGGCCTTTAGTTTTGACACCGACttgaaatataaaacaaaaaattaagaaaaagggaagagggAATTGAAATAATCAGATGACCCAACATAATCAATCGgcgcatttttttgttgtttttttttttcatttccgtttgtttttacattgtgtgtttttttttcttccggctaACCCCTCTTTGACATTCCTATTGGCTAACGTGATAACCTTGCTGTATAGGGATCGCCAAAGTTGAATTACCGTCACGTTCGGGAATTAATTTGATGAGATTgaggaatttcttttcttttttggtatttttgcTCCATCCACTTTTAATTGgtccgcccccccccccttcatctTGACCACTTGAAGAGATTAACCCGCTTACCTGGcgacattcaaaaaataataataaaaaaaaagtcgatcgttttttctttccacatcaattgttagtttttttttgttcccctcCAATATTATTTCAGCGTCCTCCTCTACATAGTGTACTCcgtttttaagaaaaaaaagtaacccTCCATTCGCGCGCTCTCCTATAACCGCGACTGCTAACTGATGTGTCAATTGATCACTTATTTTGCCCTCACACAGCCCGCCCTCACATTTGATCCAGTGccgttttttcgtttctttcaagCAATTATTAAAAGGAGAGCCAAGGGCATTCCTCatccatttgtttgttttttctttctttgcgtACGTGTTGTGTAGCGGTGAAGCTgctcattgaaaaaaaagaagaggaattgAACAGCAGAaacaatacaaacaaaaaaatgcggCTGCAAAACAGAATGTTGGAAATTTAGTTTGACGATCGCGTTTGCTGTCACCTGTAAATAGCGTTGTGTAGTTGATAAGCGTTGGCCAGCAAACCAACCGTCAAACATTGTAACAGCTTGAgccatcaatttttttttttttatttctttatttgtacCCCTATTTTATTGTGTTGCctctactctttttttctcttcttcctcgatTATGTTCTTGTTTAATTCCTACCACTTCGTTTGTtccaacttttgtttcttttttttttgcccgttCCTTCCTCCCTTTTTGTAGTTCATCACGCgagttaatattttttttcctgtcttTCCTAACGAACTTACCCGCCTGCCCGTCACGGGCGTTATTCTCTATCCTCTACATTCATATGTGCAGCAGCTGCCAAGTTCAATACAATAACCAACATGAACCAgagtttgatttttcattttcattattcattaGGTTATTGTTGCAAATTATTGTCAgctgttatttgttttatcgAAATTTAACAAGGATAATAAAAATCAGCGTCTTTTCGACCTTATTCGATCAAAAGTTACCATAACTATTTAAAAACCTTAAGTACAGAAATCATCAATGGATTAGGGAAATGGGTCGAAttgtaacttttttgaaaaatgagctCTATTCCTACACTAATACAGATCAACTTTCTTACAAAAACCATCTTCGTCTGAGCTAGGTTTTTACGGCAATAATTCGCAATGAAGCTGGATGCACTCAATCCTTCAGCAGCAGTGATCTGCCGAATCGATCATAAATGTGAACGGATTCAAACCTGAATAGAatcaaagaatcaaaaatcaCAATCATTCAGTGATGTTTGATTCAGAATcaagaatcaaaaagaatttagaaTCAGACTCTAAATTTTTGATTCTACGTAATTCGTTTTACATGTGCTTGTGGTATTTATGCCATTGTCAAGCGAGTATAGCtatgttaaattttaaacGAACAGTTTCTCGTACAATCATTGTTTGCATTCCCAGTTTGCAACAAGTTCCTGAATATTTCGGATGTAATAGGCCTATACCGGCCTATACCTCCGAAGTATTGTAAGCTTTAATAGATTTGGAAAGTTACGTTGCTTCGCATGATCTCATCAATGATTGATTTACATCGCACTTATATATCCCTATTGCGTGTTGAGCTGGATCCATGCACCTAAAATTTCACCTGTTGCCTACAAATTGGGTACATTTTAAGAGATAGCAAATTaagtagccagtgtcgggtagCCATTGTCGAAGATAGCAGGTGTCGTTTTTGCtcatttacaaataaaaagttacTTTCACTTTGGTTACTCAACATGCAATGATACATTAGAAAGGATcgtaaaaatgtggaaaatgGAGAATAACTTTGTAGCAAATTATATCGTATCTTATTTTGTGGAATGCCTCAGAGAAAACTGCAATGTAAGCAAACATGAGAAATGGATGAA
Coding sequences within it:
- the LOC124206329 gene encoding patronin-like isoform X10, with product MESRSSSSARMRTLTYMPVVEVQGYNAHNKLQAKQRASVQWLLSKSYSHQVPEDVKEPFYRDVEDQEYLKPSVVHALANAELYCLALAHIYADPNYSQLNHWGVIQALARKGVYVAEPSDVALTETTLIHTSPLRMSAHMAVMEGIMNLFVKEVVSAERVVAAIRRFADLDASQTPAPKEAEQALLLWITKACQSLKKRLTAEVDGHGEDVPNFPELRELGDLSDGMSLLGLLAFYAPDLVDWTRIATNEPFSMADCLYNLELVHKFCSESLPNNIFHLGLEDIVYMHSSVRQNVLAFLADLFYILEVRPAKCIRPPGLMRDRFPINEETSSPSTPDADVGGQLSSPLRKSFHRRTSLQPLVKSIPDLRKGKSNAIRRQGSLQERDRTKRQTVHEAQDDQTLKCLCAANSPQIGTPQMSGSPRRRMDQLEQSQQQLQQQQQQPDGGDESFVVHRGKTVPTLYNVVTGGEGATPRGSRVAAIKERFNMDTKAEERGEDRSSSSSGPAGVPSNWEDRKSGTSYAGRRSRRNSITDDSHLTIENFGGSQDNLSMFGRNPDKEPATVQQSGRRPSIDAFTPDSIPPTAGTPSTPAGVNYWRRNNDRTRSQENLSDYLMDNRDVEEQLDRRSRASSPTYSSISSTAKSGSHNGNKQFVIIASNPSEPADLYEDPRVNLARATNFAELSKLRESLGSNSAINIVYMQQDKDPIQSAKGSAVGSPVSQHGRRISENQRKLGGGITIAEAMSSTSWEPQTPVVDKMDGRLEALMPDDMNSTTDLYSIRLKMEEKRKRIESDKRQQELLANRQREKVGKAAFLQAVAKGKGNADGRDGGHASPVDYYSAMESPSRSHHPAMPPPQQQQQQHQPHQLPTPDYEMPDYDFLQRHQQQQHHQQQQQQQQHHGMPYDPYRMGHPIQQQQSPMNGGGAGGMDPNQPGQFYLHEPSPTSRRTWGQPQPISPAPPPPSMVYRPDDMLGYGIPPQQQQQQQQQQQPRRAQWGTPQPVRAMMGHHGYMMNPNTGNYMDAHGPPQGGYMMQTPPRHPMDNPYDAQQHYYANGSQFNQPDPQDPYYYSPARTQQPHPMQQQQPQQQQPPPQPHYQQQQQGYGGPPAAGSPHGYPAPSPQHNYPSAADQRAPFRLHAPNDLAAEPVVLRSPANPKQQAEIPELHRGSVHNQQQPPKVQQPEQRPQSATITRPVPATRTITPIRSSVPSNGGGQSSSSTSAAGSPIGSGGVFHAAMPTPSIDDMEPQNVSFIETPSATGADGVDEADLQLPRRLRNLNITSGNRTYRIPHEATQSSPPRPALLKTFRASPSPSSSSPVSPSPSSVYLAPQPNSSGSESPDEAVLDEGVKTAKLKENVEADRGFIITFDDVATGPKRPKPQLGAKRQPSPKKLSTYSAPSETTPVSSSPAYNHNNKSGSSREGSPRRSLSSMARENRDDYSPFTPDSRDSGFGQNSQEELKLFNMATAIPGTLPGSDRTLRDYDSQDDENPTGLVIGDELVNPDPDAMDEMERKKEKILMQSLRRKQQQEEARQRKEQDALQRKEEERSKEEEKQRKKEDEKARRAIIFEQYKIKKAMEEAEKEGRPYEMPDQMGSKSGPKMRSKNNNSTPSRPRPKTIHVESGPPESYTPHSRAVSTMSAMSSKGKRGSGNNLTENRNDSRGDGVRGSNPTLSRRGSNSSLHGDSQTPNRYRTMERGHSGRKDLSVPRYGQSGGSTRNSREDLYGSRNYRGSNSSLNDADSYEAYHTPLVHSGRKGSGFMTGGRQADATVMAATAAAASARPAVRSSNNLILRRSGSLMDFSDGDAGVGGRANPPSRRISPAVTPTSTPFRRFPSPSGPGSLPPGLVSKRRGFDDGASDVSSNQDYIGPRLYKQPAARSNRSIILNAVEYCVFPGVVNREAKQRVLEEITRSESKNFLVLFRDGGLTFRALYSFNPEKEEIIKMYGTGPKLVNDTMFEKFFKYNSGGKCFSQVHTKHLTVTIDAFTIHAGLWQGKKQSLPNKKDMTLVI
- the LOC124206329 gene encoding patronin-like isoform X23 — encoded protein: MESRSSSSARMRTLTYMPVVEVQGYNAHNKLQAKQRASVQWLLSKSYSHQVPEDVKEPFYRDVEDQEYLKPSVVHALANAELYCLALAHIYADPNYSQLNHWGVIQALARKGVYVAEPSDVALTETTLIHTSPLRMSAHMAVMEGIMNLFVKEVVSAERVVAAIRRFADLDASQTPAPKEAEQALLLWITKACQSLKKRLTAEVDGHGEDVPNFPELRELGDLSDGMSLLGLLAFYAPDLVDWTRIATNEPFSMADCLYNLELVHKFCSESLPNNIFHLGLEDIVYMHSSVRQNVLAFLADLFYILEVRPAKCIRPPGLMRDRFPINEGKSNAIRRQGSLQERDRTKRQTVHEAQDDQTLKCLCAANSPQIGTPQMSGSPRRRMDQLEQSQQQLQQQQQQPDGGDESFVVHRGKTVPTLYNVVTGGEGATPRGSRVAAIKERFNMDTKAEERGEDRSSSSSGPAGVPSNWEDRKSGTSYAGRRSRRNSITDDSHLTIENFGGSQDNLSMFGRNPDKEPATVQQSGRRPSIDAFTPDSIPPTAGTPSTPAGVNYWRRNNDRTRSQENLSDYLMDNRDVEEQLDRRSRASSPTYSSISSTAKSGSHNGNKQFVIIASNPSEPADLYEDPRVNLARATNFAELSKLRESLGSNSAINIVYMQQDKDPIQSAKGSAVGSPVSQHGRRISENQRKLGGGITIAEAMSSTSWEPQTPVVDKMDGRLEALMPDDMNSTTDLYSIRLKMEEKRKRIESDKRQQELLANRQREKVGKAAFLQAVAKGKGNADGRDGGHASPVDYYSAMESPSRSHHPAMPPPQQQQQQHQPHQLPTPDYEMPDYDFLQRHQQQQHHQQQQQQQQHHGMPYDPYRMGHPIQQQQSPMNGGGAGGMDPNQPGQFYLHEPSPTSRRTWGQPQPISPAPPPPSMVYRPDDMLGYGIPPQQQQQQQQQQQPRRAQWGTPQPVRAMMGHHGYMMNPNTGNYMDAHGPPQGGYMMQTPPRHPMDNPYDAQQHYYANGSQFNQPDPQDPYYYSPARTQQPHPMQQQQPQQQQPPPQPHYQQQQQGYGGPPAAGSPHGYPAPSPQHNYPSAADQRAPFRLHAPNDLAAEPVVLRSPANPKQQAEIPELHRGSVHNQQQPPKVQQPEQRPQSATITRPVPATRTITPIRSSVPSNGGGQSSSSTSAAGSPIGSGGVFHAAMPTPSIDDMEPQNVSFIETPSATGADGVDEADLQLPRRLRNLNITSGNRTYRIPHEATQSSPPRPALLKTFRASPSPSSSSPVSPSPSSVYLAPQPNSSGSESPDEAVLDEGVKTAKLKENVEADRGFIITFDDVATGPKRPKPQLGAKRQPSPKKLSTYSAPSETTPVSSSPAYNHNNKSGSSREGSPRRSLSSMARENRDDYSPFTPDSRDSGFGQNSQEELKLFNMATAIPGTLPGSDRTLRDYDSQDDENPTGLVIGDELVNPDPDAMDEMERKKEKILMQSLRRKQQQEEARQRKEQDALQRKEEERSKEEEKQRKKEDEKARRAIIFEQYKIKKAMEEAEKEGRPYEMPDQMGSKSGPKMRSKNNNSTPSRPRPKTIHVESGPPESYTPHSRAVSTMSAMSSKGKRGSGNNLTENRNDSRGDGVRGSNPTLSRRGSNSSLHGDSQTPNRYRTMERGHSGRKDLSVPRYGQSGGSTRNSREDLYGSRNYRGSNSSLNDADSYEAYHTPLVHSGRKGSGFMTGGRQADATVMAATAAAASARPAVRSSNNLILRRSGSLMDFSGPGSLPPGLVSKRRGFDDGASDVSSNQDYIGPRLYKQPAARSNRSIILNAVEYCVFPGVVNREAKQRVLEEITRSESKNFLVLFRDGGLTFRALYSFNPEKEEIIKMYGTGPKLVNDTMFEKFFKYNSGGKCFSQVHTKHLTVTIDAFTIHAGLWQGKKQSLPNKKDMTLVI